Proteins from one Mucilaginibacter jinjuensis genomic window:
- a CDS encoding MBL fold metallo-hydrolase, whose amino-acid sequence MKRRQFISSSALSLAALAISGNKALASIAAAPYQFKPLRNNVGIFAEQGGTIAWLSNKDGIVVVDAEFPDSAKDLIAELKKQSDKPFQYLINTHHHGDHTSGNISFKGIVKHVAAHENSLKNQKAAAVESKTEDKQLYPDITYTDRWKIKVGDEKIKTYYWGAGHTNGDTMIHFENANIVHTGDLVFNRRYPFVDRKAGASVVNWAQVLEKAQKQFDKDTLFVFGHAFDPEKVTGTLDDLKAMQDYMEKLVSFVQGEINNGKTKADIIAATAIPGVTEWQGTGIERSLTAAYEELTL is encoded by the coding sequence ATGAAACGTCGTCAATTTATCTCATCAAGCGCATTATCACTGGCTGCGCTGGCCATATCCGGCAATAAAGCACTGGCATCTATAGCAGCAGCCCCGTATCAGTTTAAACCACTGAGAAACAACGTGGGCATATTTGCCGAACAGGGCGGTACCATTGCATGGCTATCCAACAAAGATGGCATTGTGGTGGTTGATGCCGAATTTCCGGATTCGGCAAAAGACTTGATTGCAGAGCTGAAAAAGCAATCGGACAAACCTTTTCAGTACCTCATCAATACGCACCATCACGGCGACCATACCTCTGGCAATATTTCTTTTAAAGGTATAGTTAAGCACGTGGCTGCGCACGAAAACTCGCTTAAGAACCAAAAGGCGGCCGCTGTTGAAAGCAAAACAGAAGACAAACAATTATACCCCGATATTACTTATACCGACCGCTGGAAGATAAAAGTGGGCGACGAAAAAATAAAAACTTACTACTGGGGTGCAGGCCATACCAATGGCGATACCATGATCCATTTCGAAAACGCAAACATAGTGCACACCGGCGACCTGGTTTTTAACCGTCGCTATCCGTTTGTTGACCGTAAAGCAGGTGCATCTGTTGTAAACTGGGCACAAGTATTGGAAAAAGCACAAAAACAGTTTGATAAGGATACCCTGTTTGTTTTCGGCCATGCCTTCGATCCTGAAAAAGTAACCGGCACACTGGACGACCTGAAAGCCATGCAGGATTATATGGAAAAACTGGTAAGCTTTGTACAGGGCGAAATTAACAATGGCAAAACCAAAGCTGATATTATTGCCGCAACAGCAATCCCTGGTGTAACCGAATGGCAGGGAACCGGTATTGAGCGCAGTTTAACTGCGGCTTATGAAGAGTTGACGTTGTGA
- a CDS encoding YciI family protein → MNQYLITAYDFTDTEAFERRANVRPHHLDGVRELKEKGNYVLGGAMLNADGKMIGSTMIVQFNSEEELEAWKNSDPYMTQKVWETVDIKPFKVAQL, encoded by the coding sequence ATGAATCAATATCTTATTACCGCATACGATTTTACAGATACAGAAGCTTTTGAAAGACGTGCCAATGTACGCCCGCATCATTTGGATGGTGTGCGTGAATTAAAGGAAAAAGGCAATTATGTTTTAGGCGGGGCCATGCTCAATGCAGATGGCAAAATGATCGGCTCAACTATGATTGTTCAGTTTAACTCAGAAGAAGAACTGGAAGCCTGGAAAAATAGCGACCCATACATGACCCAAAAAGTGTGGGAAACCGTCGATATTAAACCCTTTAAAGTAGCGCAATTGTAA
- a CDS encoding creatininase family protein — protein MKNLLLVLALLLCGSAFAQQLPTRWDELSAVEWPAALEKSSQTCVLPIGILEKHGPHSPLGNDLIHVREIAARVVKNEYAVVFPDYFYGQINEARQQYGTFALPANLIMQLLEATCDEIARNGFKKIIIINGHGGNPEFIEFFMQNLLNKRHNYAVYFYTPGNDPEFQKEYKKLSKTDPSTDLHAGERETSTMLYLRPDLIHVEKGTEQSGADQKRLHLTNLYTPIWWYASFPNHYAGQGDKATKELGKLIVDHEIAGFTDALKQVKADTQTLKLQNEYFDRVDSLGRK, from the coding sequence ATGAAAAACCTTTTACTTGTATTAGCCCTGCTATTATGCGGCAGTGCTTTCGCGCAACAATTACCAACCCGCTGGGACGAGCTTAGCGCTGTAGAATGGCCCGCAGCCCTCGAAAAATCATCACAAACCTGTGTATTACCTATCGGGATACTGGAAAAACATGGGCCGCATTCGCCATTAGGTAATGATTTAATCCACGTACGCGAAATTGCTGCTCGCGTGGTGAAGAACGAATATGCCGTAGTTTTCCCCGACTATTTTTACGGACAAATTAACGAAGCACGCCAGCAATACGGCACATTCGCATTGCCTGCCAACCTGATTATGCAATTGCTGGAAGCCACCTGCGATGAAATTGCCCGCAACGGGTTCAAGAAGATCATCATTATTAACGGTCATGGCGGCAACCCTGAGTTCATTGAGTTTTTTATGCAGAACCTGCTGAACAAGCGCCATAATTACGCCGTGTACTTTTACACACCAGGAAACGATCCCGAATTTCAGAAAGAATATAAAAAGCTGAGCAAAACTGATCCATCAACTGATTTGCACGCCGGGGAACGCGAAACCTCAACCATGCTATACCTTCGCCCGGACCTGATCCATGTAGAAAAAGGTACCGAGCAATCTGGAGCTGACCAAAAACGCCTGCACTTAACCAACCTGTACACCCCAATCTGGTGGTATGCATCATTCCCTAACCACTATGCAGGCCAGGGCGATAAAGCAACCAAAGAGCTGGGTAAGCTAATAGTAGACCATGAAATCGCCGGTTTTACTGATGCCCTGAAACAGGTAAAGGCTGATACACAAACCCTTAAATTGCAGAATGAGTATTTTGATAGGGTGGATAGTTTAGGGCGAAAATAG
- a CDS encoding RNA methyltransferase produces MRKLKLDELNRPSVSEFKAQDKLPVAVVMDNVRSMHNVGSIFRTSDGFAVEQIVLCGITAQPPHREIEKTALGATQSIDWSFEESTVTAVEKLREQGYTIIAVEQAENSIMLNTFEPEQDKKYALIFGNEVNGVSDDVMALIDHCIEIPQFGTKHSFNIVVSAGIVLWDFFAKLNLQ; encoded by the coding sequence ATGCGTAAATTAAAATTGGACGAGCTAAACCGTCCTTCGGTTTCTGAATTTAAAGCCCAGGATAAATTGCCTGTGGCTGTGGTTATGGATAATGTACGGAGCATGCACAATGTAGGTTCTATCTTTCGCACCAGCGATGGTTTTGCGGTTGAACAGATTGTACTTTGTGGCATAACCGCCCAGCCCCCACACCGTGAAATTGAAAAAACTGCTCTCGGAGCCACACAATCAATCGACTGGAGTTTTGAAGAAAGCACCGTTACTGCCGTTGAAAAACTGCGCGAGCAAGGCTATACAATTATCGCGGTAGAGCAAGCCGAAAATAGCATAATGCTCAATACTTTTGAACCCGAGCAGGACAAAAAATACGCATTGATATTCGGTAACGAAGTAAACGGTGTGAGCGATGATGTAATGGCCTTGATTGATCATTGTATCGAAATTCCTCAATTTGGCACCAAGCACTCATTTAATATAGTTGTATCGGCAGGTATTGTACTTTGGGATTTTTTCGCGAAATTGAATCTTCAATAG
- a CDS encoding YceI family protein, with protein MKKLVLLFALALMQTALFAQTTWTNDKMHSQAKFTITHLGVSDVSGLFKDFDAKITASKADFSDAKFELVAKTASVWTGVDMRDQHLQSADFFDVANFPELTFTSTSVKAAGAGKFKVTGNLTIHGTTKPVTLDVWYRGTITNPMSKADDAGFQVTGVIKRSDFNFGSKFPAPMLSDDVTIKVDGEFAKAK; from the coding sequence ATGAAAAAATTAGTTTTACTTTTCGCATTAGCATTAATGCAAACTGCATTATTTGCACAAACCACCTGGACGAATGACAAAATGCATTCGCAGGCAAAATTTACCATCACCCACTTAGGTGTGTCTGATGTGAGCGGCTTATTTAAAGATTTCGACGCTAAGATCACTGCTTCAAAAGCTGATTTCAGCGATGCTAAATTTGAGTTGGTTGCCAAAACTGCCTCTGTATGGACCGGCGTTGACATGCGCGACCAACATTTACAAAGCGCCGATTTTTTCGACGTTGCTAACTTCCCTGAATTAACATTTACCAGCACCAGCGTTAAAGCTGCAGGCGCAGGCAAATTTAAGGTTACAGGTAACTTAACCATCCACGGCACTACAAAACCCGTTACTTTAGATGTTTGGTACCGCGGCACCATTACTAACCCAATGAGCAAGGCAGACGATGCAGGCTTCCAGGTTACCGGTGTTATCAAACGTTCTGATTTTAACTTCGGCAGCAAGTTCCCTGCGCCAATGTTAAGCGATGACGTTACCATCAAAGTTGATGGCGAGTTTGCAAAAGCAAAATAA
- a CDS encoding TMEM175 family protein, with product MNVHEEEEIKKEFQLERVILFSDAVFAIIITIMVIDIKLPENLKNGTVEHFQEAFYELIPKLIAYGLSFLIVAAFWMRHLKIFSFLRDYNAPLLVLNLLFLFAVSLFPFTVSMISGILDSNVLFFTIGINVYVGIILATFFAQTLLTWYIVKNKVTLCVNNNTIEDTLEWKVQRVNIVLIPILAAAVYAINYYHLNSKTIMFVAAALGAVNGLLMRVYYPNHRFSINLAQLAWNKGKQIRTARSRRKQARIKVKTEEEK from the coding sequence ATGAATGTACACGAGGAAGAGGAGATTAAAAAAGAATTTCAGCTGGAGCGGGTAATCCTGTTTAGTGATGCCGTTTTTGCAATTATCATCACCATCATGGTAATTGATATTAAACTGCCGGAAAACCTTAAAAATGGCACTGTAGAGCATTTTCAGGAGGCTTTTTATGAATTAATCCCCAAACTTATCGCTTACGGCTTAAGCTTTCTTATTGTTGCTGCGTTTTGGATGAGGCACCTCAAGATCTTCAGTTTTCTGCGCGATTATAATGCACCATTGCTGGTATTGAACCTCTTATTCCTGTTCGCGGTCTCCCTGTTTCCTTTTACAGTATCTATGATCTCGGGGATACTGGATTCTAATGTTTTGTTCTTCACTATTGGTATTAACGTATACGTAGGCATTATTCTGGCCACTTTCTTTGCACAAACCTTACTCACGTGGTATATCGTAAAAAATAAAGTTACGCTGTGTGTTAATAACAACACCATTGAAGATACTTTGGAGTGGAAAGTACAGCGCGTTAATATTGTATTGATACCCATACTGGCAGCGGCCGTATACGCTATCAACTATTATCACCTCAACTCTAAAACTATTATGTTTGTTGCAGCTGCATTAGGTGCTGTCAATGGGCTGCTTATGCGGGTTTATTATCCTAACCATAGGTTCTCCATCAACCTTGCACAACTGGCCTGGAATAAGGGTAAACAAATAAGAACCGCAAGAAGCAGGAGAAAACAAGCCCGGATAAAAGTAAAGACTGAAGAGGAAAAATAA
- a CDS encoding C40 family peptidase, with translation MISKHTYRIALILLSAILLVTSCKSKKPVLKGSPGEVVKPQDFIADKYAVIMDVNKSDIQNGRLYNFIEEWTGTPYRFGGLDKNGIDCSGLAYLLEQQVYGVNIPRMTSQQINVIKRKYEDELQEGDLVFFDFDGKKFSHVGIYLQNGYVVHASTRRGVIIVKLRDPSMYRYFSRAGSIMQTVTADSSNGK, from the coding sequence ATGATTTCGAAACATACCTATCGAATTGCATTAATTTTATTATCTGCCATATTGCTGGTTACTTCCTGTAAATCAAAGAAACCTGTTTTAAAGGGCAGCCCCGGCGAGGTAGTTAAGCCACAAGATTTTATTGCTGATAAATATGCCGTGATTATGGATGTTAATAAAAGCGATATCCAGAATGGCCGTTTATATAATTTTATTGAGGAATGGACCGGTACACCATATCGCTTTGGTGGTTTGGATAAGAATGGTATCGACTGCTCTGGCCTGGCTTATTTGCTGGAGCAACAGGTATATGGCGTGAACATCCCCCGAATGACCAGCCAGCAGATCAACGTTATCAAACGTAAATACGAAGATGAGTTACAGGAGGGCGACCTGGTATTTTTCGATTTCGATGGAAAAAAATTTAGCCACGTTGGTATTTACCTGCAAAACGGTTATGTAGTACATGCAAGTACCCGTAGAGGGGTAATTATTGTGAAGCTGCGGGATCCATCGATGTACCGCTATTTTTCGCGTGCGGGTTCTATTATGCAGACTGTAACTGCCGATTCTTCGAACGGGAAATAA
- a CDS encoding DUF1761 domain-containing protein, which translates to MNFSTINWLAIVVAALSAFMVGGLWYSNILFGKVWMADSNLDTETIRAGNKGKIFGFTAIFSLIMAANLAMFLNDPKTDVQWGTIAGLLAGVWAFSAIAIHSLFELKSWRYILVNGGYSIVSLTIMGAILGAWR; encoded by the coding sequence ATGAATTTTAGCACAATTAACTGGCTTGCCATAGTAGTGGCGGCATTAAGCGCATTTATGGTTGGTGGTTTATGGTACTCCAACATCTTATTCGGTAAAGTATGGATGGCCGATAGCAACCTCGATACCGAAACCATACGCGCAGGAAACAAGGGCAAGATATTTGGTTTCACAGCTATATTTTCGCTGATAATGGCAGCCAACCTCGCCATGTTTCTAAACGACCCGAAAACAGATGTGCAATGGGGTACTATAGCCGGGTTACTGGCAGGCGTTTGGGCATTTAGTGCAATAGCAATCCACAGCTTGTTCGAACTAAAATCGTGGCGATATATTTTGGTTAATGGCGGTTACAGTATTGTATCGCTTACCATTATGGGTGCCATATTAGGTGCCTGGAGATAA
- the mutS gene encoding DNA mismatch repair protein MutS: protein MAKTATKETPLMQQYNEIKAKYPGALLLFRVGDFYETFGSDAVKAAGILGITLTRRANGAATHIELAGFPHHSIETYLPKLVRAGQRVAICDQLEDPKTTKTIVKRGVTELVTPGVATNDNILQQKRNNYLASLYFEKNSIGIALLDISTGEFLTAQGNTGYIDKLLQSFAPSEVIYPRTRTQDFKETFGDRFYTYTLDDWPYSGDYAQETLLKHFGVKSLKGFGIDRLNLGIVAAGVAIHYLNETEHRKLQHISAISRIEEDRHLWLDRFSIRNLELIGSPNENAITLADVLDHTCSPMGARLLRRWIVMPLKEIKPITDRLNVVEHLMAHEGLREELKQNIRQIGDLERLISKIGLQKANPREVSQLKRALSAIDAIKGMCSQAESEPLKAIGEQLNPCTIICEKIGKELNPEPPVMIAKGGVMAEGINDELDRLRKIAFGGKGYLLEIQKREAEATGIPSLKVSFNNVFGYYLEVTHSHRDKVPSEWIRKQTLVNAERYITPELKEYEEQILGAEEKILALETRLYNELLYALTEYIKPIQLNAQLIARLDVLLNFATISEKNYYVKPQINDSRVIDIKGGRHPVIEQNLPPGEAYITNDVFLDSESQQIIIITGPNMAGKSALLRQTGLIVLMAQMGCFVPAKEASIGVVDKIFTRVGASDNLSSGESTFMVEMNETASILNNISDRSLILLDEIGRGTSTYDGISIAWAIAEYLHGHPTAHAKTLFATHYHELNELSNSFPRIKNFNVTVKEVGHQIIFLRKLVPGGSEHSFGIHVAKLAGMPPKVLARANDILKKLEHERTGGEHIKESIKKVQKQALQLQMFSIDDPVLVKIRDTLNNLDVNTLTPVEAMMKLDEIQRMLKA, encoded by the coding sequence TTGGCAAAAACCGCTACTAAAGAAACGCCGCTAATGCAGCAATACAACGAGATTAAGGCCAAGTATCCTGGTGCTTTGCTCTTGTTCCGCGTTGGCGATTTTTACGAAACATTTGGCTCTGATGCCGTCAAAGCTGCAGGTATTCTGGGCATCACTTTAACCAGGCGCGCTAACGGTGCTGCCACGCATATCGAACTGGCAGGGTTTCCGCACCATTCGATAGAGACGTATCTGCCTAAATTGGTAAGAGCCGGTCAGCGGGTGGCTATCTGCGATCAGTTAGAAGATCCCAAGACAACCAAGACAATTGTAAAACGCGGTGTTACCGAACTGGTTACGCCCGGCGTGGCCACTAATGATAATATACTGCAACAAAAGCGTAATAACTACCTGGCCTCGTTATACTTCGAGAAAAACAGCATTGGTATTGCGTTGCTTGATATTTCTACCGGAGAATTTTTAACGGCACAAGGAAATACGGGCTATATAGATAAACTGCTGCAAAGCTTTGCGCCAAGTGAGGTGATTTATCCAAGAACCCGTACCCAGGATTTTAAGGAAACCTTCGGCGATCGCTTTTATACCTATACCCTCGACGACTGGCCTTACAGCGGCGACTACGCGCAGGAAACTTTACTGAAACATTTCGGTGTAAAATCGCTCAAAGGTTTCGGTATCGATAGATTGAATCTGGGGATAGTAGCGGCCGGTGTGGCGATACATTACCTAAACGAGACCGAGCATCGTAAGCTACAGCATATTTCTGCCATTTCGCGGATTGAAGAAGACCGTCACCTGTGGCTCGACCGTTTCAGTATCCGTAACCTCGAACTGATTGGCTCGCCTAATGAAAATGCGATAACACTGGCCGATGTGTTGGATCATACCTGTTCGCCGATGGGTGCACGTTTGCTGCGCCGTTGGATTGTGATGCCGCTAAAGGAAATTAAACCCATTACCGACAGGCTGAATGTAGTTGAGCACCTGATGGCTCATGAAGGACTGCGCGAAGAACTAAAACAAAATATACGCCAGATAGGCGACCTGGAAAGGCTGATTTCAAAGATCGGTTTGCAGAAGGCGAACCCGAGAGAAGTGAGTCAGCTGAAACGGGCATTATCTGCTATTGATGCCATTAAAGGTATGTGCAGCCAGGCCGAAAGCGAACCGCTGAAGGCCATAGGAGAGCAACTGAATCCTTGTACCATTATTTGCGAAAAGATAGGGAAGGAGCTTAACCCCGAACCGCCGGTAATGATTGCCAAGGGCGGTGTTATGGCCGAAGGGATTAATGACGAACTTGACCGCCTGCGTAAAATTGCGTTCGGTGGAAAGGGTTATTTGCTGGAGATTCAGAAACGTGAGGCAGAGGCGACAGGGATACCGTCGTTAAAGGTTTCGTTCAATAACGTATTTGGTTATTATTTGGAGGTTACCCATTCGCACAGGGATAAGGTACCTTCGGAGTGGATCCGTAAACAAACGCTGGTTAATGCCGAGCGCTATATTACCCCCGAACTAAAAGAATACGAAGAACAGATTTTAGGCGCCGAAGAAAAGATCCTGGCTTTAGAAACCAGGCTTTACAATGAGTTGCTTTATGCCCTTACCGAATATATTAAACCGATACAATTAAACGCGCAACTGATTGCCCGTTTGGATGTATTGCTGAACTTTGCCACCATATCTGAGAAAAACTACTACGTAAAACCTCAGATCAATGATAGCCGTGTAATTGATATTAAGGGCGGCCGTCACCCTGTTATTGAGCAAAACTTGCCGCCGGGCGAGGCATATATTACCAATGATGTTTTCCTGGACTCAGAGTCGCAGCAGATCATCATTATTACAGGTCCCAATATGGCGGGTAAATCGGCCTTGTTAAGACAAACCGGTTTAATTGTGCTGATGGCACAAATGGGTTGTTTTGTACCCGCTAAAGAGGCTTCGATAGGGGTGGTAGATAAGATCTTTACGCGTGTGGGTGCATCGGATAACCTTTCGTCGGGCGAATCAACCTTTATGGTGGAGATGAACGAGACGGCCAGTATCCTCAATAATATTTCGGACAGGAGCTTAATCCTGCTGGATGAGATTGGCCGTGGTACATCAACTTATGATGGTATTTCCATAGCCTGGGCTATAGCCGAATATCTGCACGGGCATCCAACCGCACATGCCAAAACCTTGTTTGCAACTCACTACCACGAGTTGAATGAACTGAGCAATTCGTTCCCGCGCATTAAAAACTTTAATGTTACGGTGAAAGAGGTTGGCCATCAGATCATCTTCCTGCGTAAACTGGTGCCGGGTGGTAGCGAGCATAGTTTTGGTATCCATGTGGCTAAACTGGCCGGTATGCCACCAAAGGTACTGGCTCGCGCTAACGATATCCTCAAAAAACTGGAACATGAACGTACCGGCGGCGAGCATATTAAGGAGAGCATTAAAAAAGTGCAGAAACAAGCACTACAGTTGCAAATGTTTTCGATAGATGATCCGGTACTGGTTAAAATCCGCGATACGCTTAACAACCTTGATGTAAATACCCTTACCCCGGTTGAAGCCATGATGAAACTGGATGAGATACAGCGGATGCTGAAGGCGTAA
- a CDS encoding aldo/keto reductase: MSNVTFQKSFTIGGDLTVNRLGYGAMRITGKGIWGPPADKDEAIKVLKRAVELGVNFIDTADSYGPYVSEELIAEALYPYPEGLVIGTKGGLLRTGPDQWPVDSSPEHLKEALEGSLKRLKLDQIDLYQLHRIDPKVPAEKTFEFLKQAQQEGKIKHIGLSEVSVDDIKHAQQFFEVVSVQNMYSIDNRKWEPVLEYCKEQNIAFIPWFPLGGGNTDALTALQKVADKHNATVHQVALSWLLHHADNILLIPGTSSVDHLEDNLKTADVELTEEDLKDLDGLSA, encoded by the coding sequence ATGAGTAACGTAACATTTCAAAAAAGCTTCACCATAGGTGGCGATCTTACTGTTAACCGCTTAGGTTATGGCGCAATGCGTATTACAGGTAAAGGTATCTGGGGCCCACCTGCAGATAAAGATGAAGCCATAAAAGTTTTAAAACGCGCTGTTGAACTGGGCGTTAATTTTATTGATACCGCAGACAGCTACGGCCCGTATGTATCGGAAGAACTGATCGCCGAAGCTTTATATCCATATCCTGAAGGCCTGGTAATTGGTACAAAAGGCGGCTTACTAAGAACCGGTCCTGATCAATGGCCGGTTGATTCGAGCCCCGAGCATTTGAAGGAAGCATTGGAAGGCAGCTTAAAACGCCTGAAACTGGATCAGATCGACTTATATCAATTACACCGTATCGATCCAAAAGTACCTGCCGAAAAAACTTTCGAGTTTTTAAAGCAAGCGCAGCAGGAAGGTAAAATTAAACACATCGGCCTATCGGAAGTTAGTGTAGATGATATTAAACATGCACAGCAGTTTTTCGAAGTGGTATCGGTACAAAACATGTATAGCATTGATAACCGCAAATGGGAGCCCGTGTTAGAGTATTGCAAAGAGCAGAACATAGCCTTTATTCCATGGTTCCCGCTTGGCGGAGGTAATACTGATGCTTTAACTGCCTTGCAAAAAGTAGCCGATAAACACAATGCTACTGTACACCAGGTTGCCTTAAGCTGGTTGTTGCACCATGCCGATAACATCTTATTGATACCGGGCACATCGAGCGTTGATCACCTGGAAGATAACCTTAAAACTGCCGATGTTGAATTAACAGAGGAAGATCTGAAAGACCTGGATGGTTTATCAGCATAA
- a CDS encoding galactokinase — translation MIQNLHQQFKSLFNTEATNAYFSPGRVNLIGEHIDYNGGLVMPCAITFGTYLLVAPNNEGKFRFRSINFEDRADIQLQDSYTKQDKFWFNYPLGVITHFLKDGHQLQGLDMLYYGDIPIGSGLSSSASIEVVTAFALNELFKAGYSKLDLVKLSKWVENSFIGLNSGIMDQFAVAFGEAEKALKLNCDTLDYEAVDCHLGEYLLAIINTNKPRKLAESKYNERVQECQQALAALQTELDIQNLCDIDAATYKQYEHLITDPIVKNRAQHVIEENDRVKLAAKELAADNLLEFGKLMYASHDSLSKLYEVSGVELDTIAEYAKTAPGVAGARMTGAGFGGCAIALVKKDAFDEFTKGITEFYTRKIGYAPSVYSSLIGPGVGLYKG, via the coding sequence ATGATCCAGAATCTACACCAGCAATTTAAATCTCTATTCAATACCGAAGCTACTAACGCTTATTTTTCACCAGGCAGGGTAAACCTTATTGGCGAACATATAGATTATAACGGCGGTTTGGTTATGCCATGCGCTATCACTTTCGGCACTTATTTGCTTGTTGCGCCAAACAACGAAGGTAAATTTCGTTTCAGAAGTATCAATTTTGAAGATCGGGCTGATATCCAGTTACAAGACTCTTATACCAAACAAGATAAATTCTGGTTCAACTATCCGCTGGGTGTTATCACGCACTTTTTGAAAGATGGCCATCAGCTGCAAGGTTTAGATATGTTGTATTATGGTGATATTCCTATTGGTTCAGGCCTCTCCTCTTCGGCATCTATCGAAGTGGTGACTGCGTTTGCATTAAACGAACTATTTAAGGCAGGATATAGCAAGCTTGATCTGGTTAAATTATCAAAATGGGTAGAGAACAGTTTCATCGGCTTAAATAGTGGTATTATGGATCAGTTTGCGGTTGCCTTCGGCGAAGCAGAAAAAGCGCTGAAGCTTAATTGCGATACTTTAGATTATGAAGCTGTAGATTGTCATCTGGGCGAATATTTATTGGCGATCATCAACACCAATAAACCCCGTAAACTCGCAGAATCTAAATACAACGAACGCGTACAGGAATGCCAGCAAGCTTTAGCCGCATTGCAAACCGAACTAGATATTCAAAACTTGTGCGATATTGACGCTGCTACTTATAAGCAATACGAGCACTTAATTACTGATCCGATAGTTAAAAACCGTGCTCAACACGTAATTGAAGAAAACGATCGTGTAAAACTGGCAGCCAAAGAACTGGCTGCCGATAATTTACTGGAATTTGGCAAGCTGATGTATGCCTCGCACGACTCATTAAGTAAGCTATACGAAGTAAGCGGAGTAGAACTGGATACCATTGCAGAATACGCTAAAACTGCCCCAGGTGTAGCCGGAGCACGTATGACCGGCGCCGGATTTGGCGGCTGTGCCATTGCTTTAGTAAAAAAGGATGCTTTTGATGAATTCACCAAAGGAATTACCGAATTTTACACCCGGAAAATAGGCTACGCCCCTTCCGTATACAGTTCGCTGATCGGGCCGGGTGTTGGCTTGTATAAGGGATAA